A part of Kryptolebias marmoratus isolate JLee-2015 linkage group LG8, ASM164957v2, whole genome shotgun sequence genomic DNA contains:
- the tmem9 gene encoding transmembrane protein 9, with protein sequence MSFGRQGSWIFVGATVVVLLLLDAAVCVQANKNFEDVRCKCICPPYRNNSGHIYNKNVTQKDCTCLHVVEPMPVPGHDVEAYCLLCECKYEERSSTTIKVTIIIYLSVVGALLLYMLFLLLVDPLIRKHDPYTQPLHNEEDSEEMRPRVESAAARGNTVLERVEGAQQRWKKQVQEQRKTVFDRHKLLS encoded by the exons ATGTCTTTCGGCAGACAAGGTTCCTGGATATTTGTTGGAGCCACAGTAGTGGTCTTGTTGCTGCTggatgctgctgtttgtgttcaggccaacaag AACTTTGAGGATGTTCGCTGCAAGTGCATCTGCCCGCCTTACAGAAACAACAGTGGCCACATCTACAACAAAAACGTCACCCAGAAAGATTG TACTTGCCTCCATGTTGTGGAGCCCATGCCAGTTCCTGGCCATGATGTGGAAGCTTACTGTCTGCTGTGTGAGTGCAAGTACGAGGAGCGGAGCAGCACCACCATAAAG GTAACCATCATTATCTACCTGTCTGTCGTGGGGGCACTGCTTCTCTACatgctgtttctgcttctggttGATCCTCTTATTCGCAAACACGACCCCTACACTCAGCCTCTGCACAATGAGGAGGACTCCGAG GAGATGCGTCCGCGTGTGGAGAGCGCGGCGGCCAGAGGAAACACGGTTCTGGAGCGGGTCGAAGGTGCACAGCAGCGCTGGAAGAAGCAGGTGCAGGAGCAGCGCAAGACGGTTTTTGACCGCCACAAGTTGTTAAGTTAA